Proteins co-encoded in one Coriobacterium glomerans PW2 genomic window:
- a CDS encoding dicarboxylate/amino acid:cation symporter, with translation MALIVFAMLFAVSIVLARDRGKPVLSFMVSMAAVSKKLIGLVMKFAPLGLGCYFCMLIGEHGNQLAGPLARCVIIFIAVSVFYFVVSQTAFAWIAAGGRGVKAWWKSCIPPTLTALGTCSSAAALPANLAQAKGLGVPEEIADLVITVGLSLHKDGSCLTQMMKIGFLFGAFGMVLATPEHIAVVIVISLIASIVEGGIPEGGYVSEVIIASAFGFPSVALPIMVLIGTITDSVATAVNATGDSGLAMIVARLVEGKDWFSKALTQKQDEDIESEGAAA, from the coding sequence ATGGCGCTCATCGTGTTCGCGATGCTCTTCGCCGTCTCGATCGTTCTGGCACGTGACCGGGGAAAGCCGGTGCTGAGCTTCATGGTCTCCATGGCCGCGGTGTCCAAGAAGCTCATCGGCCTTGTCATGAAGTTCGCGCCGCTCGGTTTGGGCTGCTATTTCTGCATGCTCATCGGAGAGCACGGCAACCAGCTTGCCGGTCCTCTGGCGCGCTGCGTCATCATCTTCATCGCGGTCAGCGTGTTCTACTTCGTCGTCTCCCAGACCGCGTTCGCCTGGATCGCCGCCGGCGGACGCGGAGTCAAGGCATGGTGGAAAAGCTGCATCCCGCCGACCCTCACCGCCTTGGGGACCTGCTCATCGGCTGCGGCACTGCCGGCCAATCTCGCGCAGGCCAAAGGGCTCGGCGTCCCTGAGGAGATCGCCGATCTGGTGATCACCGTCGGATTGAGCCTGCACAAGGACGGCTCGTGTCTGACGCAGATGATGAAGATCGGCTTTCTCTTCGGCGCGTTCGGCATGGTGCTCGCGACACCGGAGCACATCGCGGTGGTGATCGTGATATCGCTGATAGCCTCCATCGTCGAAGGCGGCATTCCGGAAGGCGGCTACGTCTCCGAGGTCATCATCGCGTCCGCTTTCGGGTTTCCGTCCGTCGCCCTTCCCATCATGGTGCTCATCGGCACCATCACCGATTCGGTGGCGACCGCGGTGAACGCTACCGGGGACTCCGGCTTGGCTATGATCGTCGCACGTCTCGTCGAGGGCAAAGATTGGTTCAGCAAAGCTCTGACGCAGAAACAAGACGAGGACATCGAGTCCGAGGGTGCGGCCGCATGA
- a CDS encoding helix-turn-helix domain-containing protein, with product MQFFPFHLERPVLFYKGGEFSCTEPWRHRAVYHRGDYEIMFCIKGPFYLTVGKEDYTIGAGDVFVVPPFTRLEGSRMSQKPVDFFWLHFFSQHEEVPFTTDSELGDILRLLEASSQQIVLPMQFQAPDRHRLLVGLHEILAERCTSNVEFGLDECDYLTSALLIELFKSYANVHRTIEDDRMSYLQEWIRANMSATLSVAEIARTAHLNVDYLTRLFNRSTGMTTLRYINHLKIEVAEVLLVHTEMTIKEVARASYFNDPKVFMRHFRTATGLSPSEYRKTNSRVHLNNPHVDPQIPLPKRISDKIGYIPENGDIPE from the coding sequence ATGCAGTTTTTTCCGTTTCACCTGGAGCGGCCGGTCCTGTTCTACAAGGGCGGCGAGTTCTCCTGCACAGAACCGTGGAGGCATCGTGCGGTCTATCACCGGGGGGATTACGAAATTATGTTCTGCATCAAGGGGCCATTCTATCTGACCGTGGGAAAAGAGGACTATACCATCGGTGCGGGCGATGTGTTCGTCGTTCCCCCGTTCACGAGGCTCGAGGGCTCTCGAATGTCGCAGAAGCCGGTCGATTTCTTCTGGCTGCATTTCTTCAGTCAGCACGAGGAGGTGCCCTTCACCACCGACTCCGAGCTCGGTGACATCCTGCGACTGCTCGAGGCATCCTCGCAGCAGATCGTTCTGCCTATGCAATTCCAAGCGCCGGATAGGCATCGTCTCCTCGTCGGCCTGCACGAGATCCTGGCAGAGCGCTGTACATCGAACGTGGAGTTCGGACTGGACGAATGCGACTACCTCACATCTGCCCTGTTGATCGAATTGTTCAAAAGCTATGCGAACGTTCATCGAACAATTGAGGATGATCGCATGAGCTACCTGCAAGAATGGATTCGCGCAAATATGTCTGCCACGCTGAGCGTCGCAGAGATCGCGCGCACGGCGCATCTGAACGTCGACTATCTGACGCGTCTGTTCAATCGGAGCACCGGAATGACGACCCTGCGCTACATTAACCATCTCAAGATCGAGGTCGCCGAGGTCTTGCTCGTGCACACCGAGATGACGATCAAAGAAGTCGCCCGCGCCTCCTACTTCAACGATCCAAAGGTCTTCATGCGGCATTTCCGGACGGCCACCGGGCTCTCACCGTCCGAATACCGCAAGACGAACAGCAGAGTCCATCTGAACAATCCTCATGTTGATCCCCAGATCCCCCTCCCGAAACGCATCTCGGACAAGATCGGCTACATCCCCGAAAACGGCGACATACCCGAATAG
- a CDS encoding glycyl-radical enzyme activating protein, giving the protein MTSSRAPSMCSEEPAKRADRSGGSAPSLCVTNIQRFSLHDGAGIRTVVFCKGCPFRCPWCCNPEDLSDEPQISFNSRLCIGCTARAGGRLAANGCPCATAPSDCPTGAKELAGTVREVSDLVEEIMRDLVFYEESGGGLTVSGGEALARPSRQRVVTELLRRCRRRGISCVVESSLATPLADPEALAQACDALLVDFKIADRRRSRSITGIDPVVRDANVSRLIALGTPIVARMPIVPGYTNDLANVRANALRARALGIRYADILPFHQLGEGKYDALGLPYACRGVLQPTESEVADALRACSDAGLLATVRDEVRADHGDR; this is encoded by the coding sequence ATGACATCATCGCGCGCACCGAGCATGTGCTCTGAGGAGCCCGCGAAGCGCGCAGACCGATCCGGCGGCAGCGCGCCATCGCTTTGCGTCACAAACATTCAGCGATTCTCTCTGCACGACGGAGCGGGCATACGGACCGTCGTCTTTTGCAAGGGTTGCCCGTTTCGCTGCCCATGGTGCTGCAACCCCGAGGATCTGTCGGACGAACCGCAGATTTCGTTCAATTCGCGGCTGTGCATCGGTTGCACGGCTCGTGCGGGGGGCCGGCTCGCCGCGAACGGCTGCCCGTGCGCCACCGCGCCGAGTGATTGTCCCACCGGGGCAAAGGAACTGGCGGGTACCGTTCGCGAAGTCAGCGATCTTGTCGAGGAGATCATGCGCGACCTGGTCTTCTATGAGGAGAGCGGCGGTGGGCTCACCGTTTCGGGAGGCGAGGCGCTCGCGCGTCCGTCGCGCCAGCGCGTCGTCACGGAGCTGCTGCGCCGCTGCAGGCGCCGCGGCATATCCTGCGTCGTCGAGAGCTCGCTGGCGACACCGCTTGCAGATCCCGAAGCGCTGGCGCAGGCGTGTGACGCGCTCCTCGTGGACTTCAAGATCGCCGACAGACGAAGGAGCCGCTCCATCACGGGAATCGATCCGGTCGTGCGCGATGCCAACGTTTCGCGTCTCATCGCACTGGGTACTCCGATCGTCGCACGCATGCCCATCGTGCCGGGCTATACGAATGATCTTGCAAATGTGAGGGCGAATGCGCTCCGGGCCCGCGCGCTCGGCATTCGATATGCGGATATCCTGCCGTTCCATCAGCTGGGGGAGGGCAAGTACGATGCGCTCGGCCTCCCTTACGCCTGCCGCGGCGTCCTGCAGCCAACCGAGTCAGAGGTTGCGGACGCTCTTCGTGCGTGCTCAGACGCCGGCCTGCTCGCCACCGTGCGCGATGAGGTCCGGGCGGATCACGGTGATCGATAG
- a CDS encoding MFS transporter, with protein METTRDLADAGTVAAVESDDHLPLHRKITYAFTDVSGNLLYCIISSFLLYFFTEVFGLSVGTAGTLLLVARFFDALDAPIWGIIIDHTNSKYGKSRPWFLWMALPFTLFVWLLFTTPNISGPAKVAYAGVMYILAGISYTGMSTPITSVLPNLTSDPQERTIANSFRMIGGNIGNFFAVTFILPFATMLGGADRQRGWSMAVAVYAVVALVLLLIAFWDMREKNIETCGTVTIRQSLRAAKGNWPWVLIVVANVIFWVGLMTRNSMLAYFFQYNMHDENLIALFNGVSIIQAIGMAGIPLVVKVWGKWAATTTGLTVAIIGHVIMGLSGDNLSILMLGWCLACIGSGSACTMFFAMVGDTVDFGEWKTGIRAAGFLTAIGSSFCIKMGSGIGSFLPAQILRAFGYVADSSQSATALAGIAFSFLWLPAIIFAINIIPMVVYRRFERQEPIVRAGLKRLHAQETAQLSENA; from the coding sequence ATGGAAACAACCCGTGACTTAGCCGATGCCGGCACCGTGGCCGCTGTTGAGAGCGACGATCATCTGCCGTTGCATCGCAAAATCACCTACGCGTTCACCGATGTGTCCGGAAATCTGCTGTACTGCATCATCTCCAGCTTTCTGCTTTACTTCTTTACCGAGGTGTTCGGTCTGTCCGTGGGCACCGCCGGCACCTTGCTGCTCGTGGCCCGTTTCTTCGACGCTCTGGACGCACCGATCTGGGGCATTATCATCGATCACACGAACAGCAAGTACGGGAAGAGTCGCCCGTGGTTCCTCTGGATGGCCCTGCCATTCACGCTGTTCGTATGGCTTCTGTTCACGACGCCGAACATCTCCGGTCCGGCGAAGGTCGCCTATGCCGGCGTGATGTACATCCTCGCCGGCATCTCCTACACTGGCATGTCCACACCGATCACCTCCGTGCTGCCCAATCTCACCTCAGACCCCCAAGAGCGCACGATCGCCAACTCGTTCCGCATGATCGGCGGCAACATCGGCAACTTCTTCGCCGTGACCTTCATTTTGCCGTTCGCAACGATGCTCGGTGGTGCGGATCGGCAGCGTGGCTGGTCGATGGCCGTGGCCGTCTACGCCGTGGTGGCTCTGGTTCTTCTGCTCATCGCTTTCTGGGACATGCGGGAGAAGAACATTGAGACATGCGGGACCGTCACGATCAGGCAGAGCCTCCGGGCGGCCAAGGGCAACTGGCCTTGGGTGCTGATCGTCGTCGCCAACGTCATCTTCTGGGTCGGCCTCATGACGAGAAACTCGATGCTGGCATACTTCTTCCAGTACAACATGCATGACGAGAACCTGATCGCGCTGTTCAACGGGGTCTCCATCATTCAGGCCATCGGCATGGCAGGCATCCCGCTGGTCGTCAAGGTGTGGGGCAAGTGGGCCGCAACGACGACGGGCCTGACGGTTGCGATCATAGGTCATGTTATCATGGGCCTGAGCGGCGACAACCTTTCGATTCTGATGCTCGGTTGGTGTTTGGCCTGCATCGGCAGCGGATCGGCGTGCACGATGTTTTTCGCTATGGTCGGAGACACCGTTGACTTCGGTGAGTGGAAGACCGGCATTCGAGCCGCTGGATTCCTGACGGCCATCGGCAGCTCGTTCTGCATCAAGATGGGCTCTGGCATAGGCTCGTTTCTGCCGGCGCAGATTCTGCGCGCCTTCGGGTACGTCGCCGATTCGTCTCAGAGCGCCACGGCGCTCGCCGGCATAGCGTTCTCCTTCCTGTGGCTGCCGGCGATCATCTTTGCCATCAACATCATTCCGATGGTCGTCTATCGGCGGTTCGAGCGTCAGGAGCCGATCGTCCGGGCTGGTCTGAAACGGCTCCATGCGCAAGAGACGGCGCAGCTTTCTGAGAACGCCTAG